From Myxococcus guangdongensis, the proteins below share one genomic window:
- a CDS encoding DUF4166 domain-containing protein, with protein MSAGVRPLRFDTHEALLQATSWEDTFNEEELDEARDALPHASREALHGFVLRQRACRRSLGLLADFYRVNPCRMARVHLLAASAVTLGRFWGVSEPFARLGAAVMPVDETGLPRTPRWTAYANACAEGLPMEVRDERWIEAHMVDVARGRELGHEAAFIEEARAHEREPLWRLLVQHVEMTLGARFFDQHALAGAVPGESAIAHGLALSVVRLTSAGWVLLRHYAWATLRALCLPRWHRVPGLVGERRAAWLLLASFLTAWTAAGVYRRGVKALHRGQRTRPSDAWSLLASAMGPEVSRVDERVIRFYANPGAWNVRASVTFSSCVARMFAWVATRLSGQGLFEHGARTFPGRFRTFRRADGSMHFVRELYCDGALRSFDSDFVLRGDELHEVFVEHGLDLALDVSVLEDGGIRLRGGTLRWHGLVLPPVGRGVEFRILPSKEDPRRVDIIGTFRWSTSSRAPLGCIRYEAWLPDEAQWSAPS; from the coding sequence GTGAGCGCGGGGGTCCGGCCACTCCGGTTCGACACGCACGAGGCCTTGCTCCAGGCGACCTCATGGGAGGACACGTTCAACGAGGAGGAGCTCGACGAGGCGCGTGACGCGCTCCCCCACGCCTCGCGGGAGGCACTGCATGGCTTCGTCCTGCGTCAGCGTGCCTGTCGACGCTCGCTCGGGCTGCTCGCGGACTTCTACCGGGTGAATCCGTGCCGCATGGCGCGGGTGCACCTGCTCGCGGCCAGCGCCGTGACGCTCGGCCGTTTCTGGGGCGTGTCCGAGCCCTTCGCGCGCCTGGGCGCCGCGGTCATGCCGGTGGATGAGACAGGACTGCCTCGCACACCCCGGTGGACTGCCTATGCGAACGCATGCGCCGAGGGCCTGCCGATGGAGGTGCGTGACGAGCGATGGATTGAAGCCCACATGGTCGACGTCGCGCGCGGACGCGAGCTCGGTCATGAAGCGGCGTTCATCGAGGAGGCCCGAGCGCATGAGCGCGAGCCTCTGTGGCGCCTTCTCGTCCAGCACGTGGAGATGACGCTCGGCGCGCGCTTCTTCGACCAGCATGCGCTGGCGGGCGCGGTGCCCGGTGAGAGCGCCATCGCGCATGGCCTCGCGCTCTCGGTGGTGCGACTCACGAGCGCGGGCTGGGTGCTCCTGCGCCACTACGCCTGGGCCACGCTGCGCGCGCTGTGCCTGCCGCGTTGGCATCGAGTCCCGGGGCTCGTCGGAGAGCGCCGCGCGGCGTGGCTGCTGCTCGCCAGCTTCCTCACCGCGTGGACAGCAGCGGGGGTGTATCGGCGGGGTGTGAAGGCGCTGCATCGGGGACAGCGCACGAGACCCTCGGACGCCTGGTCCCTGCTCGCGAGCGCGATGGGCCCGGAGGTGTCCCGCGTGGACGAGCGGGTCATCCGCTTCTACGCCAACCCCGGTGCCTGGAACGTGCGCGCCTCGGTGACGTTCTCCTCGTGCGTCGCGCGGATGTTCGCCTGGGTGGCGACGAGACTGTCAGGCCAGGGCCTCTTCGAGCACGGAGCACGCACGTTTCCCGGACGCTTCCGGACCTTCCGCCGCGCCGATGGCTCGATGCACTTCGTCCGCGAGCTGTACTGCGATGGAGCGCTGCGCAGCTTCGACTCGGACTTCGTCCTGCGAGGCGACGAGCTTCACGAGGTCTTCGTCGAGCATGGCCTGGACCTGGCCCTGGACGTGTCGGTGCTGGAGGACGGCGGCATCCGACTGCGTGGCGGCACGCTGAGGTGGCACGGCCTGGTGCTGCCACCCGTGGGACGCGGCGTGGAGTTCCGCATCCTCCCCTCGAAAGAAGACCCCAGGCGCGTGGACATCATCGGCACCTTCCGCTGGAGCACCTCCTCGCGCGCGCCCCTGGGCTGCATCCGCTACGAGGCGTGGCTCCCCGACGAGGCTCAGTGGTCCGCGCCCTCGTGA
- a CDS encoding tenascin-X has protein sequence MARATSTGGAGWAVIVMAVVLGTGLIACREDPSLVGAQGRLRLSLERLDFPFAYPGGTREAEVRVLNAGRAPLDVTWTAVEAPFSLLDGLPSRVGVEEVPVRVRFNPSAIGTFESRLVGTASDGGRVELVLVGEARSTPVCVAVVCASSVFDPVSERCVETVSPDGTACSPGSACLTMATCQQGRCRGQERPCDDGNACTTDACHALDGCRSVPAPPCPGGGPCQVGTCDSKLGCGLADAPDGTFCGTERGCDAADVCVEGACARRDLPDGFVCASASPCQAEGRCRGPVCERPAAVALAPDWSLDAAAYPRDLHDLLVGPEGDVTLSGFYESALLDAAAPVPHLSRDEARRCMLWNDRLLCMDLPRDGTVSLMERYTGVPRWTFTLGDARPDIRQRTETLFLARLAVMAPDRLAALFEAYPAGERRETLCRMYFLVVLDAFGQMVSAQELTDPLLSECNHPHPFGVVSDAAGDLYVSFAQTLNVGAPLRAGAPSLMMAFSSDGVPRWRKSLGQRSGELAVVNGLLFPEWGGQALRTADGSVAATLPQVFGRVVATRERLVPSAPGTTVNVGDASPPPVVTQLQGFALPSLGDAWTYSLRSGQSLTTKELRLATWPETRGLPPRTLVLTTATDRDNAQLLVGVRVSDGSEAFQCRLDYEARTMPQLFELAPGALLMMDGAESCGECDPPFASSQGRFQRFPMPGLLPANEPWPGTFGGPGHDHHEGADH, from the coding sequence ATGGCGCGCGCGACGAGCACAGGCGGGGCGGGGTGGGCCGTCATCGTGATGGCGGTGGTGTTGGGCACGGGGCTCATCGCCTGCCGCGAGGACCCGTCGCTGGTGGGCGCGCAGGGGCGGCTGCGGTTGTCGCTCGAACGGCTCGACTTCCCCTTCGCCTATCCGGGGGGCACGCGTGAGGCGGAGGTGCGCGTGCTCAACGCGGGGCGCGCGCCGCTGGATGTGACGTGGACCGCGGTGGAGGCGCCGTTCTCGCTGCTGGATGGGCTGCCCTCGCGCGTGGGGGTGGAGGAGGTGCCCGTGCGGGTGCGCTTCAATCCCAGCGCCATCGGCACGTTCGAGTCGCGGCTGGTGGGCACCGCGTCGGATGGAGGGCGCGTGGAGCTGGTGCTCGTGGGCGAGGCGCGGTCGACGCCCGTGTGTGTCGCGGTGGTGTGTGCGTCCTCGGTGTTCGACCCCGTCAGCGAGCGCTGCGTGGAGACGGTGTCGCCGGACGGCACCGCGTGCAGCCCGGGCAGCGCGTGCCTCACCATGGCCACCTGTCAGCAGGGGCGGTGCCGAGGGCAGGAGCGGCCGTGCGACGACGGCAATGCGTGCACCACGGATGCGTGTCATGCGTTGGATGGGTGCCGCTCGGTGCCGGCGCCGCCGTGTCCCGGGGGTGGGCCGTGCCAGGTGGGCACGTGTGATTCGAAGCTCGGGTGTGGCCTGGCGGATGCGCCAGATGGCACCTTCTGCGGGACGGAGCGCGGCTGCGACGCGGCGGACGTGTGCGTCGAGGGCGCGTGTGCGCGGAGGGATTTGCCGGATGGCTTCGTCTGCGCGTCGGCCAGTCCGTGTCAGGCGGAGGGCCGTTGTCGCGGGCCCGTGTGCGAGCGCCCCGCGGCGGTGGCGCTGGCGCCGGACTGGAGCCTCGACGCGGCGGCGTACCCGCGCGACCTGCATGACCTGCTGGTGGGCCCCGAGGGGGACGTGACGCTGTCGGGCTTCTACGAGTCGGCGCTGCTGGACGCGGCGGCGCCGGTGCCCCATTTGAGCCGCGACGAGGCCCGGCGCTGCATGCTGTGGAACGACCGGCTGCTGTGCATGGACCTGCCCCGGGACGGCACGGTGTCGCTGATGGAGCGATACACAGGGGTGCCTCGGTGGACGTTCACGTTGGGCGACGCGCGGCCGGACATCCGTCAGCGCACGGAGACGCTGTTCCTGGCGCGGCTGGCGGTGATGGCGCCGGACCGGCTGGCGGCGCTCTTCGAGGCGTATCCGGCGGGGGAGCGGCGCGAGACGTTGTGCCGCATGTACTTCCTGGTGGTGCTCGATGCGTTCGGACAGATGGTGTCCGCGCAGGAGCTCACGGACCCGCTGTTGTCCGAGTGCAACCACCCGCACCCGTTCGGCGTGGTGTCCGATGCGGCGGGGGACTTGTATGTGTCCTTCGCGCAGACGCTGAACGTGGGGGCGCCGCTGCGGGCGGGCGCGCCCTCGTTGATGATGGCGTTCTCGTCGGACGGGGTGCCGCGCTGGCGCAAGTCGTTGGGGCAGCGCTCCGGGGAGCTGGCGGTGGTGAACGGGCTGCTCTTCCCGGAGTGGGGCGGGCAGGCGTTGCGCACGGCGGATGGATCGGTGGCGGCGACGCTTCCGCAGGTCTTCGGCCGCGTGGTGGCCACGCGTGAGCGACTGGTGCCGAGCGCGCCGGGCACGACGGTGAATGTCGGCGACGCAAGCCCCCCGCCCGTCGTCACACAGCTCCAGGGCTTCGCGTTGCCGTCACTGGGTGATGCTTGGACATACTCGCTGCGCTCGGGACAGTCGCTCACGACGAAGGAGCTGCGGCTGGCGACGTGGCCGGAGACGCGAGGGCTGCCACCCAGGACGCTGGTGCTCACCACGGCGACGGACAGGGACAACGCGCAGCTGCTCGTGGGGGTGCGGGTCTCCGATGGCAGCGAGGCCTTCCAGTGCAGGTTGGACTACGAGGCGCGCACGATGCCCCAGTTGTTTGAGCTGGCGCCGGGTGCGTTGCTGATGATGGATGGGGCCGAGAGTTGCGGCGAGTGCGACCCGCCGTTCGCTTCGAGCCAGGGGCGCTTCCAGCGCTTCCCGATGCCGGGGTTGCTGCCCGCGAACGAGCCGTGGCCCGGGACGTTCGGGGGTCCGGGACACGACCATCACGAGGGCGCGGACCACTGA
- a CDS encoding protein kinase domain-containing protein encodes MAELFLGFTSGPGGFRKYVVVKRILPDARDNEQFERMFLDEARITAAFNHPNIAQVFDLGQEEDGLFLAMEFIAGQNLNQITSACLRHHRSVPLGFTLSVARDVCMALHYAHTFTAPSGDPSPVIHRDVAQKNIMVTYDGMVKLLDFGIAKAKNSLERTHAGTVKGTTGYMSPEQVRGDKLDGRSDLFSVGVMLHEMLTGSRLFAGKTERDEMMKILEAPIPWPSHVAPHVSEQVSKVVMQALERSREKRFANGRDMARALEAAAGTLMQDAEHRASLMKEMFSERMAATRALLESVDGTASSLMVDSAKRALRGDDGPYLPVREEMATPRAGNTPLTGSKKPSRKVSTVKTEAPLPPLESDELTPAQKLRSNVLWGLVLLSILGGGIYGAVKLSRALDDSATMVPVREEEPQDARLRPIQPGALAGNLGPGPGEPVPGVKPEPAPRNTVPAQGEPPDEGSKPERTGTKPARVTGKLTFNIAGQSAPVYLGGKKLGVTPLLGVAVPVGKHTLKIVDPQGKSRSLPVVINAGETTVSNFSSWQDLP; translated from the coding sequence ATGGCCGAGCTGTTCCTCGGCTTCACCTCGGGTCCGGGTGGCTTCCGCAAGTACGTGGTGGTGAAGCGCATCCTGCCGGACGCTCGGGACAACGAGCAGTTCGAGCGGATGTTCCTGGACGAGGCGCGCATCACCGCGGCCTTCAACCACCCGAACATCGCGCAGGTGTTCGACCTGGGGCAGGAGGAGGACGGCCTCTTCCTGGCGATGGAGTTCATCGCCGGGCAGAACCTCAACCAGATTACCAGCGCGTGCCTGCGCCACCATCGCTCGGTGCCGCTGGGCTTCACGCTGTCGGTGGCGCGCGACGTCTGCATGGCGCTGCACTACGCGCACACCTTCACCGCGCCCTCGGGAGACCCCAGCCCGGTCATCCACCGCGACGTCGCCCAGAAGAACATCATGGTGACGTACGACGGCATGGTGAAGCTGCTCGACTTCGGCATCGCCAAGGCGAAGAACAGCCTGGAGCGCACGCACGCGGGCACGGTGAAGGGCACCACCGGCTACATGTCCCCGGAGCAGGTGCGCGGCGACAAGCTGGATGGGCGCAGCGACTTGTTCTCCGTCGGGGTGATGCTGCACGAGATGCTCACCGGCTCGCGCCTGTTCGCGGGCAAGACCGAGCGCGACGAGATGATGAAGATCCTCGAGGCGCCCATCCCCTGGCCCTCGCACGTCGCGCCGCACGTGTCGGAGCAGGTGTCCAAGGTGGTGATGCAGGCCCTGGAGCGCAGCCGCGAGAAGCGCTTCGCCAACGGGCGGGACATGGCGCGGGCGCTGGAGGCGGCGGCGGGGACGCTGATGCAGGACGCGGAGCACCGCGCCTCATTGATGAAGGAGATGTTCTCCGAGCGCATGGCGGCCACGCGCGCGCTCCTGGAGAGCGTGGACGGCACGGCCAGCTCGCTCATGGTGGACTCCGCGAAGCGCGCCCTGCGCGGAGACGATGGGCCGTACCTGCCGGTGCGCGAGGAGATGGCCACGCCCCGGGCGGGCAATACGCCGCTGACGGGCAGCAAGAAGCCCTCGCGCAAGGTGTCGACGGTGAAGACCGAGGCGCCGCTGCCTCCGCTGGAGAGCGACGAGCTCACGCCCGCGCAGAAGCTCCGCTCCAACGTGCTCTGGGGATTGGTGCTGCTGAGCATCCTCGGCGGCGGCATCTATGGCGCGGTGAAGTTGAGCCGCGCGCTGGATGACTCGGCGACGATGGTGCCCGTGCGGGAGGAGGAGCCGCAGGACGCCAGGCTGCGTCCCATCCAGCCCGGGGCCCTGGCGGGGAACCTGGGGCCGGGGCCGGGCGAGCCGGTGCCCGGGGTGAAGCCCGAGCCCGCGCCGAGGAACACCGTCCCGGCGCAGGGGGAGCCGCCGGATGAGGGCTCGAAGCCGGAGCGCACGGGGACCAAGCCCGCGCGCGTCACGGGCAAGCTGACCTTCAACATCGCCGGGCAGTCGGCGCCCGTCTATCTGGGGGGCAAGAAGCTCGGCGTGACGCCGCTGCTGGGAGTCGCCGTGCCGGTGGGCAAGCACACGTTGAAGATCGTCGACCCGCAGGGGAAATCGCGCTCACTGCCCGTGGTCATCAACGCGGGGGAGACGACGGTGAGCAACTTCTCGAGCTGGCAGGACCTGCCCTGA
- the gshB gene encoding glutathione synthase gives MAPLTLGFLMDPLETVRVDHDSTFALMLEAQKRGHQVVYFEQGWLRFNGRVAEARMRHVTVRRELGRHFDVLDEAPRELSTVDVLFLRKDPPVDAEFLHATQLVELCGDRPPIYINDPAGIRDANEKLFCLRYPDLMPDTRITRELPVLLDFIARNAQGTILKPVDGFGGKGILFLAPGDRNARSAAELLTSGGREAVVAQAYIPESRQGDKRIILVDGEPVGGVLRVPSGDDHRGNMAAGGTPHKAVLSARDLEICERLKPELRKRGLLLVGIDVLGDYLTEVNVTSPTGLVEANHLDDVCIEARVLDVAERLAARRPKA, from the coding sequence ATGGCCCCGCTCACCCTTGGCTTCCTGATGGACCCCCTCGAGACGGTGCGGGTGGACCACGACTCCACCTTCGCGCTGATGCTGGAGGCGCAGAAGCGGGGCCACCAGGTGGTCTACTTCGAGCAAGGGTGGCTGCGCTTCAACGGTCGGGTGGCGGAGGCGCGCATGCGCCACGTCACGGTGCGCCGGGAGCTGGGACGGCACTTCGACGTGCTCGACGAGGCGCCGCGCGAGCTGTCGACGGTGGACGTGTTGTTCCTGCGCAAGGACCCGCCGGTGGACGCGGAGTTCCTGCACGCCACGCAGCTGGTGGAGCTGTGTGGTGACCGCCCGCCCATCTACATCAACGACCCGGCGGGCATCCGCGACGCGAACGAGAAGCTCTTCTGTCTGCGCTACCCGGACCTGATGCCGGACACGCGCATCACGAGGGAGCTGCCGGTGCTCCTGGACTTCATCGCGAGGAACGCGCAGGGCACCATCCTCAAGCCGGTGGATGGCTTCGGCGGCAAGGGCATCCTCTTCCTCGCGCCGGGGGACCGCAACGCGCGCTCCGCCGCGGAGCTGCTCACCAGCGGAGGCCGCGAGGCCGTCGTCGCGCAGGCGTACATCCCGGAGAGCCGACAGGGCGACAAGCGCATCATCCTGGTGGACGGCGAGCCGGTGGGTGGCGTGCTGCGCGTGCCGTCCGGGGATGACCACCGGGGGAACATGGCGGCGGGAGGCACACCCCACAAGGCGGTGCTGTCTGCGCGGGATTTGGAGATCTGCGAGCGGCTCAAGCCGGAGCTGCGCAAGCGCGGGCTCCTGCTCGTGGGCATCGACGTGCTCGGCGACTACCTCACCGAGGTGAACGTGACGAGCCCCACGGGCCTGGTGGAGGCGAACCACCTGGACGACGTGTGCATCGAGGCGCGCGTCCTCGACGTGGCCGAGCGACTGGCGGCACGGCGTCCGAAGGCCTGA
- a CDS encoding extracellular catalytic domain type 1 short-chain-length polyhydroxyalkanoate depolymerase: MSPWRSRLSSTCFTFTVALGLGALGCGGTDVGPSAPEDSVLERSEQALTQVTGFGSNPGNLLMFRHVPSGMPANAPLVVVLHGCTQNATGMELSGWTAAANVYKFYAVYPQQQGSNSGTSCFNWYEIGDTTRDAGEALSIKQMVDAMKATYSIDASRVYVTGFSAGGYMASSLLSVYPDVFSAGAINAGGPHRCSTSVNAAFTCMSGIDKTPAAWGDLARSGYPSYAGPRPPVSIWYGTSDFTVRPMNGTEAMEQWTNVHGIDQTPDTTETVGGFPHKVYRDGAGRALVETWELTGMGHAVAFDAQFNFPGSTTACGSVGAYVTDVNLCAVYHQAKFFGLTEGGNEPGGDTTPPTVNVTSPASGTTVSGTVTVTVSATDAVGVARVELLVDGTPVATDTVAPYELAWDSRTVANGAHTLGARAYDAAGNAATDNDTSVTVNNAGGPPTPVTVSFTSIAAEDGYLKANADGSGAVLGTLTNLALGRGTDGKYNRSFLSFDTSALPDGATVTRAFLTVSYSSGMGDPWATPAGNTLVIDVKSGTFNAASTEGADWAAVADASAVASIERFTSGAKASADFSGAGLGAINVAGRTQLRLRFSQEQTATQYLFVRDSANAVLTVVYTP; this comes from the coding sequence ATGTCGCCGTGGCGTTCTCGACTCTCCTCGACGTGCTTCACCTTCACCGTGGCGCTGGGCCTGGGCGCACTTGGATGTGGCGGAACCGACGTGGGCCCCTCGGCGCCGGAGGACTCGGTGCTCGAGCGCTCCGAGCAGGCCCTCACCCAGGTGACGGGCTTCGGTAGCAACCCGGGCAACCTGCTGATGTTCCGGCACGTACCCTCGGGGATGCCGGCCAACGCGCCCCTGGTGGTGGTGCTCCATGGCTGTACGCAGAACGCGACGGGCATGGAGCTCAGTGGCTGGACGGCGGCGGCGAACGTCTACAAGTTCTACGCGGTGTATCCGCAGCAGCAGGGCAGCAACAGCGGCACCAGCTGCTTCAACTGGTACGAAATCGGGGACACCACGCGCGACGCGGGCGAGGCGCTGTCCATCAAGCAGATGGTGGACGCGATGAAGGCCACCTACTCGATTGATGCGTCGCGGGTGTACGTGACGGGCTTCTCCGCGGGCGGCTACATGGCGTCCTCGCTGCTCTCCGTCTACCCGGATGTCTTCAGCGCCGGCGCCATCAACGCGGGCGGACCGCACCGCTGCTCCACGTCGGTGAACGCGGCCTTCACGTGCATGAGCGGCATCGACAAGACGCCCGCGGCCTGGGGCGACCTGGCGCGCAGTGGCTACCCGAGCTACGCGGGCCCGCGTCCGCCGGTGTCCATCTGGTACGGCACCAGCGACTTCACCGTGCGGCCGATGAACGGCACGGAGGCGATGGAGCAGTGGACGAACGTGCACGGCATCGACCAGACGCCGGACACCACGGAGACGGTGGGAGGCTTCCCGCACAAGGTCTATCGCGATGGCGCGGGTCGAGCCCTGGTGGAGACGTGGGAGCTCACTGGCATGGGGCACGCGGTGGCGTTCGACGCGCAGTTCAACTTCCCGGGCAGCACCACGGCCTGCGGCTCGGTGGGCGCGTACGTGACGGATGTGAACCTGTGCGCTGTGTATCACCAGGCGAAGTTCTTCGGCCTCACCGAGGGCGGCAACGAGCCGGGCGGTGACACCACGCCTCCCACGGTGAATGTGACGTCTCCGGCGAGTGGGACCACGGTGAGCGGCACGGTGACGGTGACGGTGAGCGCCACGGACGCGGTGGGCGTGGCGCGCGTGGAGCTGCTGGTGGATGGGACTCCGGTGGCGACGGACACGGTGGCGCCGTACGAGCTCGCGTGGGACAGCCGGACGGTGGCGAACGGCGCGCACACGCTGGGGGCCCGGGCCTATGACGCCGCGGGGAATGCGGCGACGGACAACGACACGAGTGTCACCGTGAACAACGCTGGAGGTCCGCCCACGCCCGTCACCGTGAGCTTCACGAGCATCGCGGCCGAGGACGGCTACCTGAAGGCGAACGCGGATGGCAGCGGCGCGGTGCTCGGGACGCTGACGAACCTGGCGCTCGGGCGTGGGACGGATGGGAAGTACAACCGCTCCTTCCTCTCGTTCGACACGTCGGCGCTGCCGGATGGGGCCACCGTCACGCGGGCGTTCCTCACGGTGAGCTACTCGTCGGGCATGGGGGACCCCTGGGCCACGCCCGCGGGCAACACGCTGGTCATCGACGTGAAGTCCGGCACGTTCAACGCGGCGTCCACGGAAGGTGCGGACTGGGCGGCGGTGGCGGACGCGAGCGCGGTGGCGAGCATCGAGCGGTTCACCAGTGGCGCGAAGGCCTCGGCGGACTTCAGCGGTGCGGGCCTGGGGGCCATCAACGTGGCGGGCCGGACGCAGCTGCGGCTGCGCTTCAGCCAGGAGCAGACGGCGACGCAGTACCTGTTCGTGCGGGACTCGGCGAACGCGGTGCTGACCGTCGTGTACACACCGTGA
- a CDS encoding tRNA1(Val) (adenine(37)-N6)-methyltransferase gives MTDFASQPGPDETLDSIGTSGVRVFQRRDGYRFTLDAVLLAAFAATESTQGSGRILELGAGSGVVSLLLVKQFGLGPVDALELQPAVHARLTRAVALNDCESRVRPVLGDLKRIREQVTGGAYVQVVSNPPFRVADAGVRSPDDERAISKSEVACDARDVVAAARYALAPGGLVSLVYPAARAAEVLGLLAQSKLHPRVLRFVHSRVEAPATRFLVQAVRDRDRGLTVRPPLVVHGEGPGGYSAEVAALMDPPLKLPRTSLP, from the coding sequence GTGACTGACTTCGCCTCACAGCCCGGCCCGGACGAGACGCTCGACTCCATCGGCACCTCGGGCGTGCGCGTCTTCCAGCGACGGGATGGGTATCGGTTCACGCTGGACGCGGTGCTGCTCGCGGCCTTCGCTGCCACCGAGTCCACGCAGGGCTCGGGGCGGATATTGGAGTTGGGTGCGGGCAGCGGCGTGGTGTCACTGCTGCTCGTGAAGCAGTTCGGGCTGGGGCCCGTGGATGCGCTGGAGCTGCAGCCCGCGGTGCATGCGCGGCTGACGCGCGCTGTGGCGCTCAATGACTGTGAGTCCCGGGTGCGACCGGTGCTTGGGGACCTGAAGCGCATCCGTGAGCAGGTGACGGGTGGAGCGTATGTGCAGGTCGTGTCGAATCCGCCGTTCCGGGTGGCGGATGCGGGGGTGCGCAGTCCGGATGACGAGCGCGCCATCTCCAAGTCGGAGGTGGCGTGTGATGCCCGGGACGTGGTCGCGGCGGCGCGGTACGCGCTGGCTCCTGGGGGACTGGTGAGCCTGGTGTATCCGGCGGCGCGCGCGGCGGAGGTGCTCGGGTTGCTGGCGCAGTCGAAGCTGCATCCGCGCGTGCTGCGCTTCGTGCACTCGAGGGTGGAGGCACCGGCCACGCGCTTCCTGGTGCAGGCCGTGCGCGACAGGGACCGGGGCCTCACCGTGCGCCCGCCGCTCGTGGTCCACGGGGAAGGACCCGGGGGCTACTCGGCGGAGGTGGCGGCGCTCATGGACCCGCCGCTCAAACTTCCTCGAACTTCGCTCCCGTGA
- a CDS encoding imm11 family protein, with the protein MPKQPRYFSLEPDMQRGKWSLDEPLDGQGRELENFREFTSGRPSHVTGPLSIPIDVPGRPLDFSTAGAALTPVVHIKVANVFAELAPDDVQCIPVAIQGFPDTYQLLVATKVVRCIDDKASREILRWKPEDERPDKLGQYRSVAGLRIDRTKVGDAKVFRTWGWTVALIVTEDIKVAMERANVTGAKFEEV; encoded by the coding sequence ATGCCGAAACAGCCTCGATACTTCTCGCTCGAGCCCGACATGCAGCGAGGGAAATGGTCCCTGGATGAACCGCTCGATGGCCAGGGCCGCGAGTTGGAGAACTTCAGGGAGTTCACGTCGGGACGACCCAGTCATGTCACAGGTCCCCTGTCGATTCCCATCGACGTGCCCGGACGACCGTTGGACTTCAGCACGGCGGGCGCGGCATTGACTCCCGTCGTTCACATCAAGGTGGCCAATGTCTTCGCGGAGCTGGCACCCGATGATGTTCAGTGCATACCCGTGGCCATCCAAGGCTTCCCAGACACGTATCAACTCCTCGTGGCCACGAAGGTCGTCCGGTGCATCGACGACAAGGCCTCCAGAGAGATTCTTCGCTGGAAGCCAGAGGACGAACGACCGGACAAGCTCGGCCAATACCGGAGCGTGGCGGGTCTGCGAATCGACCGCACGAAAGTAGGCGATGCCAAGGTCTTCCGTACCTGGGGATGGACCGTCGCGCTCATCGTCACCGAGGACATCAAGGTGGCCATGGAGCGCGCGAACGTCACGGGAGCGAAGTTCGAGGAAGTTTGA
- a CDS encoding AHH domain-containing protein, translating to MLLRWAAPLILFVVITGCTTSRVVRLDAGTDSYVVTPHEEPGAEVEAAELDDDEYEEAIAELVRDVRPFRNPMQEARELFGVPSRGGVYRYESRPPHLTPQRREDAEGPHLLASYADDDLTRAYGQWCVRKNQPGDCLRLLEEGPLLASDGKYTWALAIAMDSVWEETAEALEGMADPDVVMATITATATMYLLLWALPEPISKGVAATMTAIAIAYLGVDTVWRLLDGWLTLVREVEQATTFAQLHASGEAYGEVLGENAARVFVMLATAAIGSTAGLAAKATRLPGSAQAAMAVETQAGIQYAAVGSVQSIAVSAEGFTIALAPNALAMASREMRSGKGQRHHLATNKNEISTATGGPWTPEFRKLFRRAGMELKDPENIVRIVGHKGPHTEQYHSFIYKRLLQGLGECRKVAECQKALTSELRLLAKEAQTRGTEVYRLLMKQPVR from the coding sequence ATGCTGCTTCGCTGGGCGGCACCGTTGATCTTGTTCGTGGTCATCACCGGCTGCACGACGAGTCGGGTCGTGCGACTGGATGCCGGAACTGATTCGTATGTCGTCACTCCTCACGAGGAGCCAGGCGCGGAAGTGGAAGCAGCCGAACTCGACGATGACGAGTACGAGGAGGCCATCGCGGAACTGGTCCGAGACGTGCGTCCGTTTCGCAACCCGATGCAGGAAGCCCGAGAACTCTTCGGCGTGCCATCCCGTGGTGGTGTGTACCGATACGAGAGCCGCCCCCCACACCTTACACCCCAGCGTCGAGAGGACGCGGAAGGGCCTCACTTGCTGGCGTCCTACGCAGACGACGATCTGACGCGAGCCTACGGCCAATGGTGCGTGCGGAAGAACCAACCTGGGGACTGCTTGCGATTGCTGGAGGAGGGCCCGCTGCTCGCCAGCGACGGCAAATACACATGGGCATTGGCCATCGCGATGGACTCCGTGTGGGAGGAGACGGCCGAGGCATTGGAGGGCATGGCAGACCCCGATGTGGTCATGGCCACCATCACCGCCACTGCGACGATGTACCTCCTGCTCTGGGCGCTACCCGAGCCCATCTCGAAAGGTGTCGCCGCGACCATGACCGCCATTGCCATCGCCTATCTGGGCGTGGACACGGTGTGGCGTCTGTTGGACGGGTGGTTGACCCTGGTGCGCGAGGTGGAGCAGGCCACGACTTTCGCGCAGCTCCATGCTTCAGGTGAGGCCTACGGCGAAGTCCTCGGAGAGAATGCCGCACGGGTCTTCGTGATGCTGGCCACGGCCGCCATCGGAAGCACGGCAGGCCTGGCTGCGAAGGCCACGAGACTTCCGGGCTCCGCGCAGGCCGCGATGGCCGTGGAGACTCAAGCAGGCATCCAGTACGCCGCGGTGGGGAGTGTGCAATCCATCGCGGTGTCGGCTGAAGGGTTCACCATCGCGCTCGCCCCCAACGCATTGGCCATGGCGAGCCGGGAGATGCGCTCGGGCAAGGGACAACGCCACCACCTCGCCACGAACAAGAATGAAATCTCCACCGCGACTGGGGGGCCCTGGACGCCAGAGTTCCGCAAGCTCTTCAGGAGAGCAGGGATGGAGCTGAAGGATCCCGAAAACATCGTCAGAATCGTGGGTCACAAGGGGCCACACACCGAGCAGTATCACTCATTCATCTACAAGCGATTGCTTCAAGGCTTGGGAGAGTGTCGGAAGGTGGCGGAGTGTCAGAAGGCGCTCACGAGCGAGCTGCGCCTTCTCGCCAAGGAAGCCCAGACCCGAGGGACGGAAGTCTACAGGCTGTTGATGAAACAGCCTGTGAGGTAG